A genome region from Microbacterium sp. CGR2 includes the following:
- a CDS encoding helix-turn-helix domain-containing protein yields MVDPTRSLSQAIGRRVKHERTARRWTLDRLAEAAGVSRRMVVNVEKGEANPSVATLVRISDALGIGLPSLVEAPTASETRVTRRGERSVLWHGRNGGSGVLLVGTRTPDSVELWEWNLGPDDEHSSDAHARGTRELLQVHSGSVSVRSGNEVQDLAAGDAIVFAGDVAHAYANTGSSPASFRLAVFKPKRTKH; encoded by the coding sequence ATGGTTGATCCCACTCGTTCCCTGTCGCAGGCGATCGGCAGGCGCGTGAAGCATGAGCGCACCGCGCGTCGGTGGACGCTCGATCGACTCGCGGAGGCTGCAGGAGTGAGCCGGCGCATGGTCGTCAATGTGGAGAAGGGCGAAGCCAATCCCAGCGTTGCAACGCTGGTTCGCATCAGCGATGCTCTGGGCATCGGACTCCCGAGTCTCGTGGAGGCCCCGACCGCCTCCGAGACCAGGGTCACCCGCCGTGGCGAGAGATCCGTTCTCTGGCACGGACGCAACGGGGGATCGGGTGTGCTTCTCGTTGGCACCCGCACGCCGGACTCGGTCGAGCTGTGGGAATGGAACCTCGGTCCAGACGATGAGCACAGCAGTGATGCCCATGCGAGGGGGACACGCGAACTCCTGCAGGTGCACAGCGGGTCGGTGAGCGTCCGCTCGGGAAACGAGGTGCAGGACCTGGCGGCAGGAGACGCGATCGTCTTCGCCGGCGATGTCGCCCATGCATATGCCAACACCGGCTCCAGTCCGGCGAGCTTCCGGCTCGCTGTCTTCAAGCCCAAAAGAACGAAGCATTAG
- a CDS encoding B3/4 domain-containing protein has protein sequence MATNDELQAFLDEAFVAPKVFQLRPDYRALLIAVDGIEPGESDERSEALLVRAENVAASALAAHPVEELPHIAAWREAYRGFGAKPQRTRNSLEALTRRAESGLPRVNRLTDIYNAISVIHQLPLGGEDLLQYSGSPRLTRAEGTENFDTAAAGEIVIEHPDAGEVIWGDEVGVTCRRWNWRQGRRTALNDETTSALFILDALEPLTDEQLTAAADELVGALLHLGTTVTIARRVLANTEN, from the coding sequence GTGGCCACCAATGATGAACTCCAGGCGTTCTTGGACGAAGCCTTCGTCGCGCCGAAGGTCTTCCAGCTGAGACCCGACTATCGGGCTCTCCTCATCGCCGTCGACGGCATCGAACCGGGGGAGAGCGATGAGCGGAGCGAGGCGCTCCTCGTCCGAGCAGAGAACGTCGCGGCGTCAGCGCTCGCCGCCCACCCCGTCGAAGAGCTGCCGCACATCGCCGCCTGGCGCGAGGCGTACCGCGGGTTCGGCGCCAAGCCGCAGCGCACGCGAAACAGCCTCGAGGCGCTGACCCGTCGCGCCGAGAGCGGTCTTCCCCGAGTCAACCGCCTCACCGACATCTATAACGCGATCTCGGTCATCCATCAGCTTCCGCTCGGAGGCGAAGACCTGCTGCAGTACAGCGGATCCCCGCGGTTGACACGAGCAGAAGGGACCGAGAATTTCGACACCGCTGCCGCGGGTGAGATCGTGATCGAGCACCCCGACGCCGGAGAAGTCATCTGGGGCGACGAAGTGGGCGTCACCTGCCGTCGCTGGAACTGGCGCCAGGGCCGCCGGACTGCACTGAATGACGAGACCACCAGCGCGCTGTTCATCCTCGATGCGCTGGAGCCGTTGACGGACGAACAGCTCACTGCTGCGGCAGACGAGCTCGTGGGCGCGCTGTTGCACCTCGGCACGACCGTCACCATCGCCCGCCGTGTGCTGGCGAACACCGAGAACTAG
- a CDS encoding universal stress protein, with protein MAEVAVQLGAALRLASFAVVPLDSGTSGAGRDVGERIADTWSLDSISRMARMLSELLDSHRISNGEAAVVGRGATWESAVGDIGWREDEVLVLGSSSGGSLSKVFLGPRAAKIARNSPVPVLVLPRQRG; from the coding sequence GTGGCGGAAGTCGCTGTCCAGCTGGGCGCTGCACTCCGGCTCGCCTCCTTCGCGGTGGTTCCCCTGGACTCCGGAACTTCTGGCGCCGGGCGCGACGTGGGCGAGCGGATCGCCGACACATGGTCGCTGGACAGCATCTCTAGGATGGCGCGGATGCTCTCTGAGCTGCTTGATTCCCACAGAATCTCGAACGGGGAGGCAGCGGTGGTGGGGAGGGGAGCGACGTGGGAATCGGCCGTCGGCGATATCGGGTGGCGGGAAGATGAGGTCCTCGTCCTGGGATCGAGCAGCGGTGGGTCGCTGTCGAAGGTCTTCCTCGGCCCGCGAGCGGCCAAGATCGCCCGGAACTCCCCTGTGCCGGTGCTCGTCCTTCCTCGCCAACGTGGGTGA
- a CDS encoding multidrug efflux SMR transporter: protein MPWIVLLISAVFEAVWATALGLSEGFSQPAAVAVFIVAVVLSMTGLGWAVKTIPIGTAYAVWVGVGAALTVAYAMLTGTEPASPGKIIFIIGIIAAVIGLKLVPSGDEKTPPPQVAWS from the coding sequence ATGCCCTGGATCGTGCTCTTGATCAGCGCCGTCTTCGAGGCTGTCTGGGCCACCGCGCTCGGCCTGTCCGAGGGGTTCTCCCAGCCGGCGGCCGTGGCCGTCTTTATCGTGGCCGTCGTCCTCAGCATGACCGGGCTCGGCTGGGCGGTGAAAACCATCCCTATCGGCACGGCCTATGCCGTTTGGGTCGGTGTCGGCGCCGCCCTCACCGTGGCGTACGCCATGCTCACGGGGACGGAACCCGCCTCCCCAGGGAAGATCATCTTCATCATCGGGATCATCGCGGCTGTCATCGGGCTCAAGCTCGTTCCTTCGGGAGACGAGAAGACACCGCCTCCGCAAGTGGCCTGGAGCTGA
- a CDS encoding LysR family transcriptional regulator, whose product MTMLPTDLVRTLVVIADTGSLDAAARRLDITPSAVSQRLKSLETLVGRVLLVRSKPARLTEAGDALVRFARQTQQLEEDALRALGITSEGARARVVVRLDTDLRA is encoded by the coding sequence ATGACGATGCTGCCCACTGACCTCGTCCGCACCCTCGTCGTGATCGCTGACACCGGATCGCTCGACGCAGCGGCGAGAAGACTCGACATCACGCCATCGGCCGTCAGCCAACGCCTCAAATCACTGGAGACGCTGGTGGGTCGAGTGCTGCTGGTGCGCTCGAAGCCGGCCCGTCTCACCGAAGCTGGCGACGCGCTCGTACGCTTCGCGCGCCAGACCCAACAGCTCGAAGAGGACGCACTCCGCGCCCTCGGCATCACATCTGAGGGAGCGCGAGCGCGAGTCGTTGTTCGCCTCGATACCGATCTTCGCGCGTAG
- a CDS encoding helix-turn-helix domain-containing protein produces the protein MSRWGVLVLYALSDGRKRWGELRHEVEGISEKMLSVTLRKLTSDGLVSRKSFSTVPPQVEYSLTPRGRELMELMLPLLGWIVDNADEIIEQK, from the coding sequence ATGAGTCGTTGGGGGGTGCTCGTGCTCTACGCGCTCTCGGACGGGAGGAAGCGATGGGGCGAGTTGCGCCACGAGGTCGAGGGCATCAGCGAGAAGATGCTGTCGGTGACCCTGAGAAAACTCACTTCTGATGGGTTAGTCTCCCGGAAGTCCTTCTCCACGGTTCCCCCTCAGGTGGAATACAGCCTCACCCCTCGAGGTCGGGAGCTGATGGAGCTCATGCTCCCCCTGCTCGGATGGATCGTTGACAACGCTGACGAGATCATCGAACAGAAGTGA
- a CDS encoding NmrA family NAD(P)-binding protein: protein MTILITAASGHLGHLIIGSLIARGTAPADIVAGARTPDKVADLADLGVRVVPFDYDRPDTLVAGFQSVERVVLVSSSEFGKRAVQHQNVIDAAKNAGVNAIAYTSVYQATTNPLPLSPEHAATEQALAVSEIPHVLLRNGWYIENYAPDVERARQSGVIAAAVGDARVAAAARADYAEAAAIAITDDAYLGRTLELVGDDAFSYEELASAVGALLGSDVSYQPLTSEQLIHSLRAAGLDEGTAGFVAGLDAGIADGALDSADRTLSGILGRPTTPLLEGLRAIR from the coding sequence ATGACAATCCTCATCACCGCCGCCAGCGGCCACCTCGGCCATCTCATCATCGGCAGCCTCATCGCCCGCGGCACCGCACCGGCCGATATCGTCGCCGGCGCACGCACGCCTGACAAGGTCGCCGATCTCGCCGACCTCGGTGTCCGCGTCGTCCCGTTCGACTACGACCGACCCGACACACTCGTCGCAGGCTTCCAAAGTGTCGAGCGGGTCGTGCTTGTCTCCAGCTCCGAGTTCGGCAAGCGTGCAGTCCAGCATCAGAACGTCATCGACGCTGCGAAGAATGCCGGGGTGAACGCGATCGCCTATACGAGTGTCTATCAGGCCACGACGAACCCGCTCCCCCTCTCACCTGAGCACGCGGCGACCGAGCAGGCATTGGCTGTGTCCGAGATCCCCCATGTGCTGCTGCGCAACGGGTGGTACATCGAGAACTACGCACCGGACGTCGAGCGCGCCCGCCAGTCCGGTGTGATCGCTGCCGCGGTGGGCGATGCCCGCGTGGCTGCCGCGGCGCGAGCTGACTACGCCGAAGCTGCCGCCATCGCGATCACGGATGACGCTTACCTCGGGCGAACACTCGAACTCGTCGGCGACGACGCCTTCTCATACGAGGAGCTCGCATCCGCCGTCGGTGCTCTCCTCGGCAGCGACGTCAGCTACCAGCCGCTGACCTCTGAGCAGCTCATCCACAGCCTCCGCGCCGCGGGACTCGATGAGGGCACTGCTGGATTCGTCGCCGGGCTCGACGCCGGCATCGCCGACGGTGCGCTCGATTCGGCAGATCGCACGCTGTCTGGAATCCTCGGTCGACCTACCACACCACTTCTCGAAGGGCTTCGCGCGATCAGGTAG
- a CDS encoding helix-turn-helix transcriptional regulator, with translation MTALRDRSLRVLRTAAEIFEDLERYAEHPRNEPRAKASRSGPVRSEVAAALRLLHSDLRRPWSVSDLARAVSLSESQLRRLFRRTVGVGPASFLRSARLESMAALLARGDVTVAEAARASGWASPSAASRAFTQRFGVSPRTFSGARTQP, from the coding sequence ATGACAGCACTGCGCGACAGGTCGCTGAGAGTCCTACGAACCGCTGCTGAGATCTTCGAGGATCTAGAAAGGTATGCAGAGCACCCCCGGAATGAGCCGCGAGCGAAGGCAAGCCGCTCGGGCCCAGTGCGGAGCGAGGTTGCCGCAGCTCTCCGCCTTCTCCACAGCGATCTTCGCCGTCCCTGGAGCGTGTCAGACCTTGCTCGCGCTGTTTCCCTCTCCGAATCTCAGTTGAGGCGCCTATTTCGTCGAACAGTTGGAGTGGGACCGGCTAGCTTCTTACGCAGCGCGCGACTCGAATCTATGGCAGCGCTTCTCGCACGAGGAGATGTGACGGTGGCGGAGGCCGCGCGCGCGAGCGGATGGGCCAGCCCATCGGCCGCTAGTCGTGCTTTCACGCAAAGGTTCGGGGTCAGCCCCCGCACCTTTTCAGGAGCTCGTACGCAGCCATGA
- a CDS encoding PLP-dependent aspartate aminotransferase family protein yields MDGGEAAAAFATGVAALHGVFFTLLRSGDHVVVSNVTYEAVWRLFSELFPERYGIEATFVDVGDLEAVKAAIRPNTKLVHVETIANPTTKVADIRAIAEIVHAADALLTVDGTFTPPPLCRPLADGADLVIHSLTKYINGHGDAMGGAVIGRAELVERIRHDAVVDVGGVISPFNAWMIMRGSVTLPLRLAQHLASAQKVAEFLASDPRIAFVEYPGLPDHGQHELAARQFGGRGFGGMLAFAVDGDSDSQNRFVDNLGVITSAVSLGHDETLIVHVGPDARGGSESYPAGFLEYGHLRLAVGLESVGDLIADIRNALDKTEITRARKAER; encoded by the coding sequence ATGGACGGGGGCGAGGCCGCGGCCGCCTTCGCCACGGGTGTCGCTGCCCTGCACGGCGTCTTCTTCACCCTGCTCAGGAGCGGCGATCATGTCGTCGTCTCCAACGTCACGTACGAAGCCGTGTGGCGGTTGTTCTCGGAGCTCTTCCCGGAGCGTTACGGCATCGAGGCGACGTTCGTCGATGTCGGCGATCTGGAGGCCGTGAAGGCGGCGATCCGCCCGAACACGAAACTCGTGCACGTGGAGACGATCGCCAATCCCACGACGAAGGTCGCGGACATCCGAGCGATCGCAGAGATCGTGCACGCCGCCGATGCGCTTCTGACGGTCGACGGCACTTTCACCCCGCCGCCTCTCTGCCGCCCCCTCGCTGACGGCGCCGACCTCGTGATCCACTCGCTCACGAAGTACATCAACGGCCATGGTGACGCGATGGGCGGCGCCGTGATCGGTCGTGCTGAGCTCGTCGAACGCATCCGTCACGACGCGGTCGTCGATGTGGGGGGAGTGATCTCGCCGTTCAATGCATGGATGATCATGCGAGGCTCGGTGACTCTGCCTCTTCGTCTGGCTCAGCACCTCGCCTCTGCGCAGAAGGTCGCCGAGTTCCTCGCGAGCGATCCCCGTATCGCTTTCGTCGAGTACCCGGGCCTCCCGGACCACGGGCAGCACGAGCTCGCCGCCAGGCAGTTCGGCGGACGAGGCTTCGGCGGCATGCTCGCGTTCGCGGTGGACGGAGATTCTGACTCCCAGAACCGCTTCGTTGACAACCTGGGCGTGATCACGTCGGCGGTGTCGCTCGGGCACGACGAGACGCTCATCGTGCACGTCGGCCCTGACGCCCGAGGCGGAAGCGAGAGCTATCCTGCGGGCTTCCTCGAGTACGGTCACCTGCGACTCGCGGTGGGTCTCGAGTCAGTGGGTGACCTCATAGCCGACATTCGCAACGCGCTCGACAAGACGGAGATCACCAGAGCCAGGAAGGCGGAGCGGTGA
- the mobF gene encoding MobF family relaxase gives MTVSIRVMTAGDGYRYLLNSVVTGDGDRDAASLLTRYYLESGTPPGTWTGSGLVGLQGGVAEGTAVSEEQLRRLMGFGQDPNSGEQLGRPYRKFATAAERVDRRVEKLSGTLTDEKRAIQTALIEAEEAAKPTGAPVAGFDLTFSVPKSVSTLWAVADAGIQALIAQAHHAAIQDVIALFERDAAMTRIGAKGPRGAVAQVEVQGVIATAYDHYDSRASDPQLHTHVVVANRVQAVHDGKWRTLDSRAIHAAVTGLSEHYNAVLSDHLTQVLGVGWEARERGVGRSTAWEVAGVPQELMDEFSSRTRDIEQVKDRLVADYVTKHGRQPSPKLLWQLRQQATLETRPPKQHHSLSSLTIGWRDRATELLGEDAPMWATTLLAESVGEPLLRADDIPLGDLDQVAEGVVARVGDRRATWKRWNLHAEAVRQTMGLRFASATDRDHVTEQIVDAAERFSLRLTPPELASSPPTFRRADASSVFRPKASTVFSSEQVLAAEDRLLTASNDRSAPTVPLTWVEQAARKKNRDGHVLSPDQERAITKIGVSARTLDVLVGPAGTGKTTTMSALRRAWEKCHGSGSVIGLAPSAAAADVLAGDLGISTENTAKWLYEHRHGNWNLTSGQLVIIDEASLAGTLALDAIAAHAAEAGAKVLLVGDWAQLSAVDAGGAFGMLVRDRDDAPELTDVRRFRNEWEKHASLGLRIGDTDVIDTYLDHGRITPGGYEDILEHAYQAWRADQANGKVSVLIAETLDTVSELNTRARTDRVLAGDVAFDGVRLHDGNEASRGDLVITRKNDRRLAMGRGWVKNGDRWTVTRANVDGSLTVRLAHSKWRTTITLPAAYVSEHVELGYAITAHRAQGSTVDTAHAIVSSPEITRESFYVAMTRGRESNCAYIATDQHHLEEHQHRDDLQVTARSILHGILQHVGAEHSAHDTITAEHEAWGSLAQLAAEYDTIAQEAQQHRWIALLERGGLATEAVDELVQTESFGVLTTELRRLEAAGHNIESLLPRVVHAGNFDEVDDLGSLLRYRIRKLTSTYPPSARRAAGLIAGVIPRATGISDPEAQRALEEREHLMDRRLNALTTAALEQPVPWTAGLGLLGAEARMVAVRAVAAYRDRWSITSTSPLGPVPADDAQRIDYERTRDTLTRPQQDTGEDGREAPRRRGGRIL, from the coding sequence ATGACGGTCTCCATCAGGGTGATGACCGCCGGTGACGGATACCGGTATCTACTCAACTCCGTCGTCACCGGCGACGGGGATCGTGACGCCGCTTCTTTGCTGACGAGGTACTACCTCGAGTCGGGGACACCACCGGGCACATGGACTGGATCCGGGCTCGTCGGGCTCCAAGGCGGTGTGGCCGAGGGCACGGCAGTGAGCGAGGAGCAGTTGCGGCGTTTGATGGGGTTCGGGCAGGACCCGAACAGTGGCGAGCAACTGGGTCGTCCATACCGGAAATTCGCCACCGCCGCGGAACGTGTCGATCGTCGCGTCGAGAAACTCTCCGGCACTCTCACCGACGAGAAGCGTGCGATCCAGACCGCGCTGATCGAGGCCGAGGAGGCGGCGAAGCCGACGGGCGCACCGGTGGCGGGGTTCGATCTGACGTTCTCAGTCCCGAAGTCCGTCTCGACGCTCTGGGCGGTCGCTGACGCTGGGATACAGGCACTGATTGCCCAGGCGCATCACGCCGCGATCCAAGATGTGATCGCGCTGTTCGAGCGCGATGCCGCGATGACCCGGATCGGCGCGAAAGGGCCGCGGGGCGCAGTCGCCCAGGTCGAAGTCCAGGGTGTGATCGCGACAGCGTACGACCACTACGACTCCAGAGCGTCGGATCCGCAGCTCCACACCCATGTCGTCGTCGCGAACCGTGTCCAGGCCGTTCATGACGGAAAATGGCGAACCCTCGACTCCCGGGCGATCCATGCTGCGGTGACGGGGCTGTCGGAGCACTACAACGCGGTCCTCTCCGACCACCTTACCCAGGTTCTCGGGGTGGGGTGGGAAGCGCGAGAGCGTGGCGTGGGGCGGTCGACCGCGTGGGAGGTCGCCGGCGTGCCGCAGGAGCTGATGGACGAGTTCTCCTCCCGCACTCGCGATATCGAGCAGGTCAAGGATCGCCTCGTCGCCGACTACGTGACCAAGCATGGGAGGCAGCCGTCGCCGAAGTTGTTGTGGCAGCTCCGACAACAAGCCACATTGGAGACTCGACCCCCGAAGCAGCACCACTCGCTGAGCAGCCTCACCATTGGGTGGCGAGATCGTGCGACCGAGCTTCTCGGGGAGGATGCTCCAATGTGGGCCACAACGCTGCTGGCCGAGAGCGTGGGGGAGCCGTTGCTGCGCGCGGACGACATCCCCCTGGGTGATCTCGATCAGGTGGCCGAGGGCGTGGTGGCGCGGGTGGGGGACCGGCGGGCGACATGGAAACGATGGAACCTTCACGCGGAGGCTGTCCGGCAGACGATGGGACTCCGGTTCGCGTCCGCGACTGACCGCGATCACGTCACCGAACAGATCGTCGACGCCGCAGAACGCTTCTCGCTGCGGTTGACTCCGCCGGAGCTCGCGTCGAGCCCGCCGACCTTCCGCCGCGCGGACGCATCGAGCGTGTTCCGCCCGAAAGCCTCAACTGTGTTCTCATCCGAACAGGTGCTCGCCGCCGAAGACAGACTCCTCACCGCGTCGAACGACAGGAGCGCTCCGACGGTGCCGCTTACGTGGGTCGAGCAGGCGGCGCGGAAGAAGAACCGAGACGGGCATGTGTTGTCACCGGATCAGGAGCGGGCGATCACGAAGATCGGCGTCTCCGCCCGCACCCTCGACGTGTTGGTCGGTCCAGCAGGAACCGGGAAGACGACGACTATGTCGGCGTTGCGGCGAGCGTGGGAGAAATGCCACGGCAGCGGTTCTGTGATCGGTCTCGCGCCGTCTGCGGCGGCAGCGGATGTCCTGGCCGGGGATCTGGGGATCTCGACGGAGAACACGGCGAAGTGGCTCTACGAACACCGCCACGGCAACTGGAACCTCACATCAGGCCAACTCGTCATCATCGACGAAGCCTCCCTCGCAGGAACGCTCGCCCTCGACGCCATCGCCGCCCACGCCGCCGAGGCCGGTGCGAAGGTGTTGCTCGTGGGCGACTGGGCGCAGCTGTCCGCTGTGGACGCCGGTGGCGCGTTCGGGATGCTCGTCCGCGACCGGGACGATGCCCCGGAGCTCACCGACGTGAGGCGGTTCCGTAACGAGTGGGAGAAACACGCCTCCCTCGGCCTGCGTATCGGCGACACCGACGTGATCGACACGTACCTCGACCACGGTCGGATCACGCCGGGAGGCTACGAGGACATCCTCGAGCACGCGTACCAAGCGTGGCGCGCTGACCAAGCAAACGGGAAAGTCTCGGTGTTGATCGCCGAGACTCTCGACACCGTCTCCGAACTCAACACCCGCGCTCGCACCGACCGAGTCCTTGCAGGCGACGTCGCCTTCGACGGCGTTCGACTTCATGACGGGAACGAAGCCTCCCGCGGTGACCTGGTCATCACCCGAAAGAACGACCGACGACTCGCGATGGGGCGAGGGTGGGTGAAGAACGGCGACCGGTGGACTGTGACCCGCGCGAACGTTGACGGATCTCTCACTGTCCGCCTTGCGCACTCCAAGTGGCGCACCACCATCACCCTTCCTGCCGCGTACGTGAGCGAACATGTCGAGCTGGGGTACGCGATCACTGCGCACCGCGCACAAGGTTCCACGGTCGATACCGCGCACGCGATCGTCTCGTCACCAGAAATTACCCGTGAGTCTTTCTACGTCGCGATGACTCGCGGACGGGAATCTAACTGTGCCTACATCGCCACCGACCAACATCACCTGGAAGAACATCAGCACCGTGACGACCTGCAGGTGACCGCTAGGAGCATCCTCCACGGCATTCTCCAACACGTCGGTGCCGAGCATTCCGCTCACGACACGATCACCGCTGAGCACGAAGCGTGGGGGTCGCTGGCGCAGTTGGCTGCCGAATACGACACCATCGCTCAAGAAGCTCAGCAACACCGATGGATCGCCCTGCTTGAGCGAGGCGGCCTCGCCACCGAAGCGGTCGATGAACTCGTCCAGACTGAGTCATTCGGGGTCCTGACCACCGAGCTGCGCCGTCTCGAAGCCGCCGGCCACAACATCGAAAGCCTTCTGCCACGGGTCGTGCACGCAGGGAACTTTGACGAGGTCGATGATCTTGGCTCGCTGCTGCGGTACCGGATCCGAAAGCTCACCAGCACGTACCCTCCCAGCGCTCGCCGTGCCGCAGGGCTCATCGCTGGCGTCATCCCGCGAGCCACTGGAATTTCCGATCCCGAGGCGCAGCGAGCGCTCGAAGAACGCGAACACCTTATGGACCGACGCCTCAACGCTCTCACCACAGCAGCGCTCGAGCAGCCTGTTCCCTGGACGGCAGGACTCGGCCTTCTCGGTGCCGAGGCCCGCATGGTCGCGGTCCGAGCGGTTGCTGCGTACCGCGACCGATGGAGCATCACCTCGACCAGTCCGCTGGGGCCGGTACCCGCCGACGATGCGCAACGCATCGACTACGAACGCACCCGAGACACACTCACCCGCCCGCAACAGGACACCGGCGAAGATGGCCGAGAAGCCCCGCGGCGACGGGGCGGGAGAATACTCTAG
- a CDS encoding multidrug efflux SMR transporter has translation MEWLILILSGMLEAVWAAALSASKGFKRWRPTVLFFVSMGASLAGLAWAMNTIPTGTAYAVWVGIGATLTLVWGFITKQEKPTMARVLLLLLLIGSVIGLKAVS, from the coding sequence GTGGAGTGGCTGATCTTGATCCTGTCCGGCATGTTGGAAGCAGTATGGGCAGCGGCGCTGTCCGCGTCGAAGGGCTTCAAACGATGGCGTCCGACCGTGCTCTTCTTCGTCTCGATGGGCGCGAGCCTCGCCGGCCTCGCCTGGGCGATGAACACGATCCCGACAGGAACCGCCTACGCGGTGTGGGTCGGGATCGGCGCCACGCTGACGCTGGTGTGGGGATTCATCACCAAGCAGGAGAAGCCGACCATGGCCAGAGTGCTGCTGCTGCTGCTCCTGATCGGGTCGGTCATCGGACTCAAGGCGGTCAGCTGA
- a CDS encoding helix-turn-helix domain-containing protein: MSDTPKVLAAAIGVRVKERRTMLRWTLDRLAEQAGVSRRVIVNIEQGSTNPNIGTLLRVSDALGVGLPELVEPPELDLARVTRDGDGAVLWTGEHGGRAVLVAGTKSPNVIELWEWSLGIGDRHSSEPHVSGTRELLQVLAGTVEVIVGAETFTLELHDAITFRGDEQHAYANAGAVEARFALTVFEPVPGGAHR, translated from the coding sequence GTGAGCGATACCCCGAAAGTTCTGGCTGCGGCGATCGGCGTTCGCGTCAAGGAACGTCGAACGATGTTGCGGTGGACCCTCGACAGGCTTGCCGAGCAGGCGGGGGTCAGCCGCCGCGTCATCGTGAACATCGAGCAGGGCTCGACCAACCCGAACATCGGCACACTGCTCCGCGTGAGCGACGCTCTTGGCGTGGGTCTGCCAGAGCTCGTCGAACCGCCGGAACTTGACCTCGCGCGGGTGACGCGCGACGGTGATGGTGCTGTCCTCTGGACCGGTGAACATGGCGGACGTGCTGTGCTCGTCGCCGGCACGAAGTCGCCGAACGTGATCGAGCTCTGGGAGTGGTCCTTGGGAATCGGAGATCGACACAGCAGCGAACCCCACGTGAGCGGCACGCGGGAGCTCCTGCAGGTACTCGCCGGCACTGTGGAAGTGATCGTCGGCGCGGAGACCTTCACGCTGGAACTCCACGACGCGATCACCTTCAGAGGCGATGAGCAGCATGCCTACGCGAACGCGGGCGCCGTCGAGGCGCGATTCGCTCTCACGGTGTTCGAACCCGTTCCCGGTGGCGCCCACCGCTGA
- a CDS encoding bifunctional 2-polyprenyl-6-hydroxyphenol methylase/3-demethylubiquinol 3-O-methyltransferase UbiG: MGDYWNHNTAYHGWILRTGLRDDVRDVLDVGCGDGFLLQRLAPHVTTAVGIEPDAETIGHARTRLHGAENVSLQCTSFASFHPGDARFDLITFVATLHHMELQPALEKAASLLRPGGHLMVVGLAANDTRVDWILSAATLPLVRIGSLIHRETADIGVPIAEPQENLVAIRQMSRDILPGRTVRSGLYYRYLLAWEKPVSTSLTRHE, encoded by the coding sequence GTGGGCGACTACTGGAATCACAACACCGCATACCACGGGTGGATTCTCCGCACCGGCCTACGCGACGACGTGCGTGACGTGCTGGACGTCGGGTGCGGCGACGGATTCCTGCTGCAGCGCCTTGCACCGCACGTCACCACAGCCGTCGGCATTGAACCAGATGCGGAGACCATTGGACACGCACGCACCCGACTGCACGGCGCCGAGAACGTTTCGCTGCAGTGCACCAGCTTTGCGTCTTTCCATCCCGGTGATGCACGGTTCGACCTCATCACCTTTGTAGCGACACTCCACCACATGGAGCTTCAGCCCGCGCTCGAGAAAGCTGCATCGTTGCTTCGCCCCGGAGGGCACCTGATGGTCGTCGGGCTCGCGGCGAACGACACCCGGGTCGACTGGATCCTCTCGGCAGCGACCCTTCCGCTCGTGAGGATCGGATCCCTCATACACCGCGAGACGGCGGACATCGGAGTCCCCATCGCAGAGCCGCAGGAGAACCTCGTGGCAATCCGGCAGATGAGCCGGGATATCCTTCCTGGACGCACGGTTCGCAGCGGGCTCTACTACCGGTACCTCCTTGCCTGGGAGAAACCCGTCAGCACGTCGCTCACCAGACACGAGTAG